In one window of Candidatus Binatia bacterium DNA:
- a CDS encoding DUF4215 domain-containing protein, whose product MQHENRWLVAVVQSVLVSLLLVGGVQPRAYGQGISGLSITDNSEADLLENPPTARQRRHQVSTLTSSATGFSTRYAAVVGTDTETTAQRQVSLNSDYTLNFTVTAPGAYHLNVTTSRVGAFTVVDEGGGAAHADATSINGTQTGGVVVNGSLSLPDPGFLESFTGSGNLPFNDSSTATIRGLSNGVPQPHSIRFVWSQSCGSDNGAGGGDECAVRMGMALTFSGQTAGTYPGVGSRDINSDGHFVTVTFTSFCGDGAVQPEVGEDCDQGSANGTSGSCCTANCTFKSVGTICRTSTGPCDPAETCTGSSAVCPSDGLAAPGTICRAAAGACDVAETCSGTSATCPADAKSTGVCRAAAGPCDVAETCDGISDHCPTDAFQPATVVCRPATGTCDVAENCTGTAANCPEDNFAPDETPCSDGNACTTGDACFGGVCQGGDPLVCDACQTCNPASGCVGAPCTSTPTPSYTLTPTATPTGTWTPLPSLTPTATSTRTPTPTRTPTRTRTATPSPSPTPTPTLPCALQAPVNPCIAGGGSSVTDCGLEWRIEPVPVLDRKGRPKNKVVCYEGDPRCDTDPDLNNRSCTISPRVCINNTDPRFPACFATFGLSSIEVLKPRATSIKPLDVANLNALEAVFGSGGWGLSVIRAKTPTPGSTYTTLNQCSAPVPIVVPLKVTYLSDGITVKSVRPGRYTVRLRARDPFGKAEPDTVKFECRVSTCGNGIQEPWETCDDGNRADGDGCNRGCQLEATPTPTPTNTGTPTRTATDTPTETPTFTATPTETPTVTPTPSFTLPPGAPTYTPTNTPTPTNTFTRTPTRTRTPTRTHTPTVTQTPTNTATPTPTPLTRVCTLRPNATNGAVVKLQTTSGINLNLLLSGYQTWQFSDLNPANGVRLITIPAAGSHYNPINLLGLAKVCVRPGGDGTGILDCDGGEPNYDSVAVQDHDTSQPPGPNGGLPQDPECDNVFVNPGGLVSQAKPSDQFPPACISPIQVTLSGTYPAGGMTLTESLLLRILTDTSAPCPADSDPFDPNAGDLSLTGLVTTGAVSATVYDAVNSSGTALTQTNLSTSATNTPFGCTNIQNNVLNTGRLGFALPFAEIVLPGFPTMDAVGTVHLACQ is encoded by the coding sequence GTGCAGCACGAGAATCGGTGGCTCGTTGCAGTTGTTCAGAGTGTCCTCGTTAGTCTGCTGCTTGTGGGTGGGGTGCAACCCCGTGCCTACGGGCAAGGCATTTCTGGGCTCTCCATCACCGATAATAGCGAGGCCGATCTCTTAGAGAACCCGCCGACCGCGCGGCAGCGACGCCATCAAGTAAGCACCCTAACGAGTTCCGCCACTGGGTTTAGTACGCGTTACGCCGCAGTCGTGGGGACCGATACGGAAACTACAGCACAGAGACAGGTTTCGCTGAACTCGGATTACACGTTGAATTTCACAGTTACCGCGCCGGGGGCGTATCACCTGAATGTTACGACGAGCCGTGTCGGTGCCTTTACGGTCGTGGATGAAGGGGGTGGCGCTGCGCACGCAGATGCCACGTCGATCAATGGGACACAAACTGGAGGTGTTGTCGTCAATGGATCGTTGAGTTTGCCGGACCCGGGTTTTTTGGAGAGTTTCACTGGAAGCGGCAATTTGCCGTTCAACGACAGCAGCACAGCGACGATTCGTGGGTTGAGCAACGGTGTTCCGCAACCTCATTCGATTCGCTTCGTGTGGAGTCAAAGTTGCGGAAGCGATAACGGTGCGGGCGGCGGGGACGAATGTGCGGTGCGTATGGGCATGGCGCTGACGTTTAGCGGCCAGACGGCCGGAACTTACCCGGGTGTGGGCAGCCGGGACATCAATAGCGATGGGCACTTCGTTACCGTGACCTTTACGTCGTTTTGCGGTGACGGTGCTGTCCAGCCGGAAGTGGGCGAGGATTGCGATCAGGGCAGTGCCAATGGTACCTCGGGATCGTGTTGCACGGCAAACTGCACCTTCAAGTCGGTGGGAACGATTTGCCGTACCTCTACGGGTCCGTGTGACCCGGCTGAAACCTGCACGGGCAGCAGCGCCGTTTGCCCGTCTGACGGCCTGGCTGCGCCCGGAACAATCTGCCGCGCGGCGGCGGGTGCCTGCGACGTGGCGGAAACTTGCAGCGGTACGAGCGCCACTTGCCCGGCAGATGCAAAATCAACGGGTGTATGCCGGGCCGCTGCCGGTCCGTGTGATGTGGCGGAAACCTGCGATGGCATAAGCGACCACTGCCCAACTGATGCCTTCCAGCCGGCAACGGTGGTTTGTCGCCCCGCGACTGGAACCTGCGACGTTGCCGAGAACTGCACGGGTACGGCGGCGAATTGCCCCGAGGATAATTTTGCCCCGGATGAAACTCCGTGCAGCGACGGAAACGCCTGTACGACCGGGGACGCGTGCTTCGGCGGCGTCTGCCAAGGCGGTGATCCGCTCGTGTGCGATGCCTGCCAGACTTGCAATCCGGCGTCAGGCTGTGTGGGAGCACCGTGTACGTCGACCCCAACCCCGAGCTATACCCTGACCCCAACGGCGACTCCCACGGGCACGTGGACGCCGCTTCCGTCGCTGACACCAACGGCGACCTCGACGCGGACCCCAACTCCGACGCGGACGCCCACTCGCACCCGAACGGCAACTCCGTCCCCGAGTCCGACGCCGACACCTACCTTGCCGTGTGCATTGCAAGCGCCGGTCAATCCTTGCATTGCTGGTGGTGGTAGCTCGGTGACGGACTGCGGTCTTGAGTGGCGCATTGAGCCGGTACCGGTACTGGACCGTAAAGGCCGGCCGAAGAACAAGGTTGTGTGTTATGAAGGTGATCCGCGGTGCGATACGGATCCCGACCTCAACAACCGTAGCTGCACCATCAGCCCGCGTGTTTGCATCAATAACACCGATCCGCGTTTCCCGGCCTGCTTTGCCACCTTTGGCCTGAGTTCCATCGAGGTCCTCAAGCCGCGTGCCACAAGCATCAAGCCTCTCGATGTGGCAAACCTCAACGCACTAGAGGCGGTGTTTGGTAGCGGCGGATGGGGGCTCTCGGTCATCCGTGCGAAGACTCCAACGCCGGGCTCGACCTACACGACACTGAACCAGTGCAGCGCGCCTGTCCCAATTGTCGTGCCTTTGAAAGTGACCTACTTGAGCGACGGCATCACGGTGAAGAGTGTGCGGCCAGGCCGGTACACGGTGCGGCTACGCGCCCGCGATCCTTTTGGCAAGGCAGAGCCAGACACCGTGAAATTCGAATGCCGCGTCAGTACATGCGGAAATGGGATCCAGGAGCCGTGGGAAACGTGCGATGATGGCAATCGTGCTGACGGGGACGGGTGTAACCGTGGTTGCCAGTTAGAAGCAACGCCTACACCGACGCCGACGAACACCGGGACCCCCACACGCACGGCAACGGATACACCGACGGAGACGCCGACGTTCACAGCGACCCCGACTGAAACTCCAACCGTTACTCCAACTCCGAGCTTTACGCTCCCGCCGGGTGCGCCGACGTACACGCCGACGAATACGCCGACACCTACGAATACGTTCACGCGTACGCCAACACGAACCCGAACACCCACGCGAACCCACACACCGACGGTGACTCAGACCCCAACGAATACCGCCACCCCGACGCCGACGCCGCTCACCCGTGTGTGCACGTTGCGACCGAACGCCACCAATGGTGCCGTGGTGAAGCTGCAAACGACCTCCGGTATCAACCTGAACTTGCTGCTGAGTGGTTACCAAACGTGGCAGTTCTCAGATCTTAATCCCGCCAACGGTGTTCGACTGATCACCATCCCAGCGGCTGGGTCTCACTACAATCCGATTAACTTGTTGGGATTGGCGAAGGTCTGTGTCCGTCCTGGCGGAGATGGTACCGGAATACTCGATTGCGACGGCGGTGAACCGAACTACGATTCCGTCGCTGTGCAGGATCACGACACGTCGCAACCACCCGGGCCGAACGGCGGCTTGCCGCAAGACCCAGAGTGCGACAATGTGTTCGTCAATCCCGGCGGGCTTGTTTCCCAGGCAAAGCCCTCGGATCAGTTCCCGCCAGCGTGCATCTCGCCAATCCAGGTGACACTGAGCGGCACTTACCCGGCAGGTGGAATGACACTGACCGAATCTCTCCTGCTGAGGATTTTGACCGATACCAGCGCTCCATGCCCCGCCGACTCTGATCCATTCGATCCGAATGCTGGAGACCTGTCGCTGACGGGCTTGGTGACCACCGGCGCGGTCAGCGCGACGGTGTATGACGCCGTTAACTCGAGCGGCACGGCGCTGACTCAGACGAACTTGAGCACTTCGGCGACCAACACGCCGTTCGGCTGTACGAACATCCAGAACAACGTGCTGAACACCGGCCGGCTTGGCTTCGCCCTACCGTTCGCAGAAATTGTCCTGCCAGGATTCCCGACCATGGACGCGGTGGGCACGGTGCACTTGGCTTGTCAGTGA
- the thiC gene encoding phosphomethylpyrimidine synthase ThiC, which produces MTQLEAARKGIVTPEMQRVAIRENVTPEFIRQEVARGRLVIPANKRHLAGSAGMPPSPASDKSWTYPTEAVGHPGAREGARYWVNQTVAQRWAWIQDPNYMRGERAPKRLDPTGIGRMITTKINANIGASPVQSTLAQEVEKLRWAQKYGADTVMDLSTGGDLRACRQAIIDNSTVPIGTVPIYSMIVGRNIEELTYDIILREIELQAQQGVDYFTIHAGVLREHLSLVRSRITGIVSRGGSILAKWMLYHNRQNPLYEMFDEISAIMREYDVTYSLGDGLRPGCTADASDPAQLAELHTLGELVHRARDAGVQAMVEGPGHVPLDQIAFNMQLQQRICDDAPFYVLGPLVTDVFPGYDHITSAIGATEAARAGAAMLCYVTPKEHVGLPRERDVKDGCIAYKIAAHAGDIARGIPGVRQWDDDLSKARAALNWPKQFELAFDGETARALHDEDLAVDTEFCAMCGHDWCSMRISKEIELFASGKDPAFQPARRAARSPGLGAEAQELLRLRKHALPVVQGKHICHSDHVPERERAEEIQASLAASSE; this is translated from the coding sequence ATGACTCAGTTAGAAGCGGCGCGCAAAGGGATCGTGACTCCAGAGATGCAGCGGGTAGCTATCCGCGAAAACGTAACTCCGGAATTTATTCGCCAGGAGGTGGCACGCGGTCGCCTCGTAATCCCGGCGAATAAGCGGCATCTCGCGGGTAGTGCTGGGATGCCGCCCTCACCGGCGAGTGACAAGAGTTGGACTTACCCCACCGAGGCCGTTGGGCATCCGGGGGCACGCGAGGGTGCTCGCTACTGGGTGAACCAGACTGTGGCGCAACGTTGGGCCTGGATTCAGGACCCTAACTACATGCGCGGTGAGCGCGCTCCGAAGCGGCTCGATCCCACCGGCATCGGGCGCATGATTACAACGAAAATTAACGCCAATATCGGCGCTTCGCCGGTTCAAAGCACGTTGGCGCAGGAGGTGGAAAAGCTGCGCTGGGCGCAGAAATACGGGGCGGACACGGTGATGGATTTATCGACCGGGGGTGATCTCCGGGCTTGCCGGCAGGCGATTATCGACAATTCTACGGTCCCCATTGGCACGGTGCCCATTTACAGCATGATTGTGGGGCGCAACATCGAGGAGCTCACCTACGATATCATTCTTCGGGAAATCGAACTGCAGGCCCAGCAAGGGGTCGATTACTTCACCATTCATGCTGGCGTGCTTCGGGAGCATCTGAGCTTGGTGCGCTCGCGGATTACTGGCATTGTCTCACGCGGCGGATCGATCCTGGCGAAGTGGATGCTTTATCACAACCGACAAAACCCACTTTATGAGATGTTCGACGAGATTAGCGCGATCATGCGCGAATATGACGTAACGTATTCGCTCGGTGACGGACTTCGTCCGGGATGCACTGCTGACGCATCGGACCCGGCTCAGCTTGCAGAATTGCACACACTTGGTGAGTTGGTGCACCGGGCGCGCGATGCCGGGGTGCAGGCAATGGTCGAAGGTCCTGGCCATGTTCCCCTTGATCAAATTGCGTTCAATATGCAGTTGCAGCAGCGGATCTGTGATGATGCGCCCTTTTATGTGCTGGGACCGCTGGTGACGGATGTGTTCCCAGGGTACGACCACATCACGAGTGCGATTGGCGCGACAGAAGCGGCTCGTGCAGGGGCGGCGATGCTTTGTTACGTCACGCCGAAAGAACATGTCGGCCTTCCCCGGGAGCGCGACGTCAAGGACGGCTGCATCGCCTACAAAATCGCCGCGCATGCGGGTGACATCGCGCGGGGAATTCCGGGCGTGCGCCAGTGGGATGACGACCTATCCAAGGCGCGTGCGGCCTTGAATTGGCCGAAGCAGTTCGAGCTGGCGTTCGACGGGGAAACAGCGCGTGCCCTCCATGACGAAGACCTCGCTGTGGACACGGAATTTTGCGCCATGTGCGGGCACGACTGGTGCAGTATGCGCATCTCGAAGGAGATCGAGTTGTTTGCCAGTGGGAAAGACCCCGCGTTCCAGCCGGCACGGCGCGCCGCTCGGAGCCCGGGGCTGGGCGCGGAAGCACAGGAGCTGTTGCGCCTGCGCAAGCACGCGCTGCCCGTGGTCCAAGGGAAGCACATTTGCCATAGTGATCACGTGCCCGAGCGCGAACGGGCGGAGGAGATCCAGGCGTCGCTCGCCGCGAGTTCTGAGTAA
- a CDS encoding thioredoxin family protein, which produces MRNALGLLLSLSVLAWAIALGPRAVSAGAEDWNDAKIQWRSYEDGLAEAKNQGKPVCLIFYTTWCPHCANYSRVFQDDRIVEQAKKLVMIRVDADKRRDLSDKYKPDGAYIPRTFFLSPSGELDLAIEAGRAQFKFFYDEHDAGHVLKAMQAASEKYARK; this is translated from the coding sequence GTGCGGAACGCGTTGGGATTGTTGCTGAGTCTGTCCGTGTTGGCGTGGGCGATTGCCCTTGGGCCCCGCGCGGTGAGTGCCGGAGCGGAGGACTGGAACGACGCGAAGATTCAATGGCGGAGCTACGAAGACGGACTTGCGGAGGCAAAAAACCAAGGTAAGCCGGTGTGCTTGATCTTCTACACAACCTGGTGTCCGCACTGTGCGAACTATTCTCGGGTGTTTCAGGACGATCGGATCGTCGAGCAAGCCAAGAAGTTAGTGATGATCCGTGTAGACGCGGACAAACGGCGTGATTTGAGCGACAAGTATAAACCAGACGGGGCATACATTCCGCGTACGTTTTTCCTCTCTCCCAGCGGCGAGCTCGATCTCGCGATCGAAGCGGGACGTGCCCAATTCAAGTTCTTTTACGACGAGCACGATGCAGGGCATGTTCTGAAAGCGATGCAAGCGGCGTCGGAAAAGTACGCGCGCAAGTAA
- a CDS encoding VCBS repeat-containing protein yields the protein MRGKPIRLGSAAFVVVLCALAAEAADAATPRPTRTPTPSRTPRGTVAATFTATPARPSPTGAARETQSATPTVSNKTPTVGATTILGSPTPSATPTVNPFGAAVLFRSAVEIGSVGERLTGIAAGSVDVRRGNQFLDLVVADGSAGGVRWLEGRGTGAFLVRGFSAVIANASHAVLADFDEDDVVDVATIDPATSTVAVALGRGDGSFAPEIAASIGGDLRALTAVDHFLAVADAANNQVILLEVELGPVLSVIGSLPVGREPAAVAAGDFDTNGLTDLAVGNHGSGDVSILRQGAGRAFSPFATVAVGSGVSAVGWGDVNGDGAADLIAARQNGEIVVFRNDARRSFSRLFAMGVGQNPAAVLVLDDRSPGQVVNGDGRADMVILHRGANDIGVLTGLGDGRFETSSRLVVGADPVGLVVGNFDEDEAGAVDLATANAGADTVSVIRGQGGGSFVAALSFATGVQPVALQLADFDRDGLLDALALNGSDGTLSLLRGNGRGSFHPRKDFAALSGATVLAAGDFDGDGFVDAAVARRNESRITILPNSVSGFGLPRIVPVQGGISTLVGSDLDRDGRGDLIVLESGTQRALVLRSNGAFTFETRMFDLGGIGTTATVGEVFGDANPDFVVGTSDPPGIDVFAGIGGAEFQLVEHIDLPGDPAYVAIDDFVGDGKPDIAVLSPTAQRLDLFAGNGLGRWQLVSTQSISSDSGGLAAADLNGNGAADLVTAGRLASRVTVWSGDGQGNFSPITFAVGAGPTDVRVAHLNVVSDATGGLAEVVSLNTDADTVTVLRNITRATLPPATATPTVGPGTPPPPEPPTPLPTRTRRPAGSSSSSGGCAIPSPAGGADASHGLLLLFPPFWLWGRAWFRLRRLRLNKAARTVH from the coding sequence TTGAGGGGCAAGCCAATCCGTTTGGGAAGTGCGGCGTTCGTGGTTGTACTGTGCGCGCTCGCTGCTGAGGCGGCGGATGCGGCAACGCCGCGCCCAACCCGCACGCCGACTCCTTCGCGAACGCCCCGGGGCACAGTGGCAGCGACGTTTACGGCAACACCGGCTAGACCGTCGCCAACGGGTGCGGCGCGCGAAACGCAAAGTGCAACCCCCACCGTGAGTAACAAGACGCCGACAGTCGGAGCCACGACGATTCTTGGCTCACCGACGCCGAGTGCCACGCCAACGGTAAATCCCTTCGGGGCCGCCGTTCTGTTTCGCAGTGCCGTCGAGATCGGGAGCGTGGGGGAGAGATTGACGGGAATTGCGGCTGGCAGTGTCGATGTGCGCCGTGGCAACCAATTTTTGGACCTAGTCGTGGCCGATGGGAGCGCAGGCGGCGTGAGGTGGCTGGAAGGCCGGGGCACGGGCGCCTTCTTGGTGCGTGGTTTCTCCGCGGTTATCGCCAACGCAAGTCACGCGGTGCTAGCGGACTTCGATGAAGATGACGTAGTCGACGTGGCCACGATCGATCCGGCAACAAGCACCGTGGCTGTGGCATTGGGACGCGGCGACGGAAGCTTTGCCCCGGAAATTGCGGCCTCGATCGGTGGGGACCTCCGGGCTCTGACCGCCGTAGACCACTTTCTCGCCGTCGCTGATGCAGCCAACAACCAAGTGATTTTGTTGGAGGTAGAGCTCGGCCCAGTTTTGTCCGTCATCGGCTCCCTTCCCGTTGGCAGAGAGCCGGCAGCCGTCGCTGCGGGCGACTTTGACACAAACGGATTGACCGACCTAGCCGTGGGCAACCACGGCTCTGGCGACGTGAGTATCCTCCGGCAAGGCGCTGGGCGTGCATTTTCGCCTTTTGCCACGGTCGCCGTGGGTTCGGGAGTGTCGGCGGTAGGCTGGGGCGACGTGAATGGTGATGGTGCGGCCGACCTCATCGCAGCACGGCAAAACGGTGAGATCGTCGTTTTCCGTAACGACGCTCGGCGCAGCTTTTCCCGATTATTTGCCATGGGGGTCGGGCAAAACCCGGCTGCGGTGTTGGTGCTCGACGACCGCAGCCCGGGGCAGGTGGTCAACGGAGACGGCCGGGCGGACATGGTCATTTTGCACCGAGGTGCGAACGACATTGGCGTGCTTACTGGGCTTGGCGACGGTAGGTTCGAGACATCTTCGCGGCTGGTGGTGGGGGCCGACCCTGTCGGACTTGTAGTAGGAAACTTCGATGAGGACGAGGCCGGTGCTGTCGATCTCGCAACCGCGAACGCTGGGGCGGACACGGTAAGTGTGATTCGTGGTCAAGGCGGCGGATCGTTCGTGGCTGCTTTGTCTTTTGCCACAGGTGTGCAGCCTGTCGCGTTGCAGCTTGCGGACTTCGATCGAGACGGTCTTTTGGATGCACTCGCGCTGAATGGGAGTGATGGCACCTTGTCTCTCCTACGGGGTAATGGAAGAGGAAGCTTCCACCCCCGCAAGGACTTTGCAGCACTCAGTGGGGCGACTGTGCTCGCGGCGGGTGACTTCGATGGCGACGGCTTTGTCGATGCCGCGGTTGCACGCAGAAACGAGAGTAGAATCACAATCCTTCCGAACAGCGTATCCGGGTTCGGACTTCCCCGCATCGTCCCTGTGCAGGGAGGGATCTCCACGTTGGTCGGCAGCGACTTGGACCGTGACGGCCGCGGCGACCTGATCGTCTTGGAGTCGGGGACACAGCGCGCACTGGTGCTTCGGAGCAACGGCGCGTTTACCTTTGAGACCCGTATGTTTGATCTCGGCGGCATCGGAACGACCGCGACCGTGGGGGAAGTGTTTGGCGACGCGAACCCAGACTTTGTCGTTGGTACTAGTGATCCGCCCGGCATCGATGTGTTTGCCGGCATCGGCGGCGCTGAGTTTCAATTGGTAGAGCACATCGATCTGCCCGGGGATCCGGCTTACGTAGCGATCGATGACTTTGTTGGGGACGGAAAGCCGGACATTGCCGTGCTCAGCCCGACGGCACAAAGGCTCGATCTCTTCGCCGGTAACGGGTTGGGACGATGGCAGCTCGTTTCTACCCAGTCGATCTCTTCGGATAGTGGCGGGTTGGCGGCTGCGGATCTCAACGGAAACGGGGCGGCGGACCTGGTCACTGCCGGCCGGCTGGCGAGTCGCGTGACTGTTTGGTCTGGCGACGGCCAGGGAAACTTTTCCCCGATAACGTTTGCGGTCGGGGCCGGACCCACTGACGTACGTGTTGCACATTTGAACGTTGTCTCTGATGCGACCGGTGGATTGGCGGAAGTGGTGTCGCTCAACACCGACGCAGATACGGTAACCGTGCTCCGCAACATCACTCGCGCAACGCTCCCGCCTGCGACGGCGACTCCCACCGTGGGTCCGGGCACTCCACCGCCGCCCGAGCCGCCGACGCCGCTGCCAACACGGACGCGTCGACCCGCGGGATCGTCGAGCAGTTCCGGCGGGTGCGCGATTCCGAGTCCAGCAGGAGGGGCCGACGCAAGCCATGGCTTGCTCCTGCTCTTCCCGCCGTTTTGGCTTTGGGGACGAGCTTGGTTCCGACTGCGCCGCTTGCGCCTTAACAAAGCCGCGCGTACAGTGCATTGA